The following proteins are co-located in the Myxococcus fulvus genome:
- a CDS encoding tetratricopeptide repeat protein, producing the protein MNLPSPLRVLALTVLVTACATSPKPLPASKPSEPRYVVGFLSLRPTTPEAAEEARAQEARLLAALTELTRNTPIDVVRPTVTVPTSLEQAPALAREAKVNLLLWGDATVDAGKLTVKLSAFETLLSLPSSFWPMEYAAGDAQRPEALSLDALRLAQAVLQETLLPMMMLDQPTNTRAVLDVLVVKHPKDWVDWNMDIIQRRWGMLGRLLRDGALTEKRYRAALDAVLTWRKDHAATPSSDIKEAFYSVGLARGLLLQGKPQAVVDLLAPIVERMPKDFESRLLLGRAQLALGRAEEAANTLEPLAREGKSAGATRIYVAAVTELPDGAPRANTALDTLVEKNPEDAMAHLLRHLTAPGTRDASALKAFTATHPGEDWPLPLARHLTGEAPTFGPNPDDEDSTDHGVRLRRIQLHYYLGEAALAGRLPGKAGAVDLELARQHFQAALATHAFHHPTYDVADFQLEQLARTPPAATP; encoded by the coding sequence ATGAACCTCCCCTCCCCGCTCCGAGTCCTGGCGCTGACAGTCCTCGTCACCGCCTGCGCCACGTCGCCCAAGCCCCTCCCCGCCTCCAAGCCGAGCGAGCCTCGCTACGTCGTCGGCTTCCTCTCCCTGCGCCCCACCACCCCCGAAGCGGCCGAGGAGGCCCGAGCCCAGGAAGCACGACTCCTCGCCGCGCTGACCGAGCTGACCCGGAACACTCCCATCGACGTGGTCCGCCCCACCGTGACGGTGCCGACCTCGCTCGAACAGGCGCCCGCGCTCGCCCGCGAGGCGAAGGTGAACCTGCTGCTCTGGGGTGACGCCACGGTGGACGCGGGCAAGCTCACGGTGAAGCTGAGCGCCTTCGAGACACTGCTGTCCCTGCCCTCGTCGTTCTGGCCCATGGAGTACGCCGCCGGCGATGCGCAGCGACCCGAGGCCCTGTCCCTGGACGCCCTGCGCCTCGCGCAGGCGGTGCTCCAGGAGACGCTGCTGCCGATGATGATGCTCGACCAGCCGACGAACACGCGCGCGGTGCTGGACGTGCTCGTGGTGAAGCACCCCAAGGACTGGGTCGACTGGAACATGGACATCATCCAGCGACGCTGGGGCATGCTGGGTCGGCTCCTGCGTGACGGCGCACTGACGGAGAAGCGCTACCGTGCCGCGCTCGACGCCGTCCTCACCTGGCGCAAGGACCACGCGGCCACGCCGAGCTCCGACATCAAGGAAGCCTTCTACAGCGTCGGGCTCGCCCGGGGACTGTTGTTGCAGGGCAAGCCCCAGGCCGTGGTGGACCTGCTCGCGCCCATCGTCGAGCGCATGCCGAAGGACTTCGAGTCCCGCCTGCTCCTCGGCCGCGCCCAGCTCGCCCTGGGTCGCGCGGAGGAAGCGGCGAACACCCTGGAGCCGCTCGCACGCGAGGGCAAGTCCGCCGGCGCCACGCGCATCTATGTGGCAGCGGTCACCGAATTGCCAGATGGCGCACCCCGCGCGAACACGGCGCTCGACACGCTGGTGGAGAAAAACCCGGAGGACGCCATGGCCCATCTGCTCCGTCACCTCACGGCACCGGGCACCCGGGATGCCTCCGCGCTGAAGGCCTTCACCGCCACCCATCCCGGCGAGGACTGGCCGCTCCCCCTGGCGCGCCACCTCACGGGCGAGGCCCCGACCTTCGGCCCCAACCCGGACGATGAGGACTCGACAGACCACGGCGTACGCCTGCGTCGCATCCAGCTCCACTACTACCTGGGCGAGGCCGCGCTCGCGGGTCGACTCCCAGGCAAGGCGGGTGCCGTCGACCTCGAGCTGGCCCGACAGCACTTCCAGGCCGCCCTGGCCACGCACGCCTTCCACCATCCCACGTACGACGTGGCGGACTTCCAGCTCGAACAGCTCGCCCGGACGCCGCCAGCCGCGACGCCCTGA